One part of the Hippoglossus hippoglossus isolate fHipHip1 chromosome 11, fHipHip1.pri, whole genome shotgun sequence genome encodes these proteins:
- the LOC117770838 gene encoding zinc fingers and homeoboxes protein 1-like, which produces MASRRKSTTPCMVPPRETVDSDQEMEEVTDETEGEAEDSNGVGTISAEVCDLSAEQGGEADVRQVSDHYLDLNMAEGGYECKYCSFQTSELNLFTMHVDTEHPDVVLNTSYVCMECDYHTKSYDTLLAHNARLHPGEDNFTRTMVKRNNETIFQQTVNDLTFDGSFVKVEDDEAEETSHKGIALSKTPIMRIKSRLEPKKFTATHKMAMDDIIKVESDEEDEENKEPPTLSPAPMTPAAVTPCLIPISTPLQLQAIPQSIVVNSSNVLHIKGSSAGGGTVLPPGTLAQVLSALQQQHSAQTQTQLLIPISSIPTYNTAMDNNVLLVSAYNRFPYPSVSEIMGLSSQTKFSEEQIKVWFSAQRLKHGVSWTPEEVEEARRKKFNGTVQNVPQTITVIPANIAAATNGLQSIFQTCQIVGQPGLVLTQVAGNGSTLPVASPITLTVAGVPGNQPKAAEPSTSESKTEMSVSSASVPLSLDAAGTKPKKSKEQLAELKASYGRRQFATEVEISRLMQVTKLSKRAIKKWFSDTRYNQRNSKDHHGVLLSEAVPSRAASAGGGRAGRTSSGSLNDSSYSDHATTTIVIDSSDDASDSSPTSANAPGSSCPSSAPRVKFRHAFPDFTPQKFKEKTPEQLLILEASFQKLDTPSDEELSRLRAETKLTRREVDAWFTERRKMPPAAKDVDSDGEGEKVKPASAQERHTTPPGGRKLVKKTPEQLHILKKAFVRTQWPTAEEYDQMTEDSRLPRSYIVNWFGDTRYACKNSNLKWYYLYQSGKEDEALNGGAKKKPRKRYRGWSRRTRRPYPCKPSPQGGATAIKVKSGKAFLKDYFLKHRALSEKDLDDLVTKSSMSYEHVRDWFSSTARRVEEGKEPFSDEEAEGEDAEGEEAEGEDEEEEEEDEEGEGEEEEEEEEAAAAAAAAAAAEEHGCSEEEMEVKEQGEEASDDECKEEEEEEEAELEEEIQEEAGEVSQSQPQAEEQT; this is translated from the exons ATGGCGAGCAGGAGGAAATCCACCACCCCCTGCATGGTTCCTCCCAGAGAAACCGTCGACTCAGACCAGGAGATGGAGGAAGTCACGGACGAGACAGAAGGGGAAGCAGAGGACAGTAATGGCGTGGGGACCATCTCTGCGGAGGTTTGCGACCTGTCGGCCGAGCAAGGGGGCGAGGCCGACGTCCGACAGGTGTCAGACCACTACCTGGACCTGAACATGGCCGAGGGAGGATACGAGTGTAAATACTGCAGCTTCCAGACGTCCGAGCTGAACCTGTTCACCATGCACGTGGACACGGAGCATCCTGACGTCGTCCTCAACACCTCCTACGTCTGCATGGAGTGCGACTACCACACCAAGAG TTACGACACGCTGCTGGCCCACAATGCTCGTCTGCACCCAGGTGAGGACAACTTCACACGGACGATGGTGAAGAGGAACAACGAGACCATCTTCCAGCAGACGGTCAACGACCTCACCTTTGACGGCAGCTTCGTCAAAGTGGAAGACGACGAGGCGGAGGAGACGTCCCACAAGGGCATCGCCCTCAGCAAGACGCCCATCATGAGAATCAAGAGCAGACTGGAGCCCAAGAAGTTCACTGCTACGCACAAAATGGCCATGGACGACATCATCAAAGTGGAAAGTGAcgaagaggacgaggagaacAAGGAGCCGCCCACTCTGTCTCCCGCCCCGATGACCCCTGCCGCCGTGACCCCTTGCCTCATCCCCATCTCCACGCCGCTGCAGCTCCAGGCCATCCCGCAGAGCATTGTGGTCAACAGCTCCAACGTGCTGCACATTAAAGGCAGCTCTGCCGGTGGCGGCACCGTGCTGCCCCCGGGGACGCTGGCTCAGGTTCTGTCggcgctgcagcagcagcacagcgcTCAGACCCAGACTCAGCTCCTCATCCCCATCAGCAGCATCCCCACATACAACACGGCCATGGACAACAACGTCCTGCTGGTCAGCGCCTACAACCG GTTTCCGTACCCCTCCGTCTCTGAGATCATGGGCCTGTCGTCTCAGACCAAGTTCAGTGAGGAGCAGATCAAGGTCTGGTTTTCTGCTCAGAGGCTCAAACACGGAGTCAGCTGGACGCCGGAGGAG gtggaggaggcgaggaggaaGAAGTTCAACGGCACGGTGCAGAACGTCCCTCAGACCATCACCGTCATCCCCGCCAACATCGCTGCGGCCACCAACGGCCTGCAGTCCATCTTCCAGACGTGTCAGATTGTCGGACAGCCGGGCCTCGTCCTCACTCAGGTGGCCGGTAACGGCAGCACCTTGCCCGTCGCCTCCCCAATCACCCTGACGGTCGCGGGTGTCCCCGGCAACCAGCCAAAAGCTGCCGAACCATCGACGTCGGAATCAAAGACGGAGATGTCTGTGTCTTCGGCCAGCGTGCCGCTCAGTTTGGACGCAGCAGGGACGAAACCGAAGAAGTCGAAGGAGCAGCTGGCAGAGCTGAAGGCCAGCTACGGCAGGAGGCAGTTCGCCACGGAGGTGGAGATATCTCGGCTCATGCAGGTCACTAAACTCTCCAAACGAGCAATAAAGAAGTGGTTCAGCGACACGCGTTATAACCAGAGGAACTCGAAGGATCACCACGGCGTCCTGCTGAGTGAGGCGGTTCCCAGCAGAGCGGCGTCAGCAGGGGGAGGCAGAGCAGGAAGGACCAGCAGCGGGAGTCTGAACGACAGCAGCTACAGCGACCACGCCACCACCACCATTGTTATTGACTCCAGCGACGACGCCAGCGACTCCTCCCCGACCTCTGCCAACGCACCGGGGTCGTCCTGTCCATCCAGCGCCCCCAGGGTCAAATTCCGCCACGCCTTCCCTGACTTCACGCCACAGAAGTTCAAGGAAAAGACGCCGGAGCAGTTGCTCATCCTGGAGGCCAGCTTCCAGAAATTAGACACACCCTCGGACGAGGAGCTGAGCCGGCTGCGAGCAGAGACGAAGCTGACGAGGCGCGAGGTAGACGCCTGGTTCACCGAGAGGCGGAAAATGCCGCCAGCGGCCAAAGATGTCGACAGcgatggagaaggagagaaggttAAACCGGCCTCGGCTCAGGAGAGGCACACGACTCCTCCTGGTGGCAGGAAGTTGGTGAAGAAGACGCCGGAGCAGCTCCACATCCTGAAGAAAGCGTTTGTCCGCACGCAGTGGCCGACAGCCGAGGAGTACGACCAGATGACGGAGGACAGCCGCCTGCCGAGGTCGTACATCGTCAACTGGTTCGGAGACACACGCTACGCCTGCAAGAACAGCAACCTGAAGTGGTACTACCTCTACCAGAGCGGCAAG GAGGACGAGGCGCTGAACGGTGGCGCCAAGAAGAAGCCGAGGAAGCGTTACCGAGGTTGGTCCAGGAGGACGCGCCGGCCTTATCCCTGCAAACCTTCCCCACAGGGGGGCGCCACCGCCATCAAG gtGAAGTCCGGCAAAGCGTTTCTGAAGGACTACTTCCTTAAACACCGAGCCCTGAGTGAGAAGGACCTGGACGACCTGGTGACCAAGTCCAGCATGAGCTACGAGCACGTGAGGGACTGGTTCTCCTCCACCGCCAGGCGGGTGGAGGAGGGCAAGGAGCCGTTCAGTGACGAGGAGGCTGAGGGAGAGGACGctgaaggagaggaggctgagggggaggatgaggaggaggaggaggaggacgaggaaggggaaggggaggaggaggaggaggaggaggaggcggcggcggcggcggcggcggcagcagcagcagaagagcaCGGATGCAGcgaggaagagatggaggtgaaaGAACAAGGAGAGGAGGCTTCAGATGACGAATgcaaggaggaagaagaggaggaagaggcggagttggaggaggagatccaggaggaagctggagaagtcagccaatcacagcctcaGGCAGAGGAGCAGACATGA